A window of the Alkalidesulfovibrio alkalitolerans DSM 16529 genome harbors these coding sequences:
- the flgC gene encoding flagellar basal body rod protein FlgC, whose protein sequence is MDFLTALDVAASGLGAQRSHLNVISMNLANINTTRTVEGGPYVRKSVVMETSDVYSPFATEMWNQNNRELKGVKVVGIVNDQRPFRMVFDPGHPDANEEGYVRFPDINVVEEMANMITSMRSYEAGAAAIESAKTMYNKALLIGQG, encoded by the coding sequence ATGGACTTCCTGACCGCGCTCGACGTCGCAGCTTCGGGCCTTGGAGCCCAGCGCTCGCACCTGAACGTCATCTCCATGAACCTGGCGAACATCAACACCACGCGCACCGTGGAGGGCGGCCCTTATGTCCGCAAATCCGTGGTCATGGAAACCTCGGACGTTTATTCGCCCTTCGCCACGGAGATGTGGAACCAGAACAACCGCGAACTCAAAGGCGTGAAGGTTGTTGGCATCGTCAACGATCAACGTCCCTTCCGCATGGTCTTCGACCCTGGGCATCCAGACGCCAACGAGGAAGGCTACGTACGCTTTCCCGATATCAACGTGGTCGAGGAGATGGCCAACATGATCACGTCCATGCGTTCCTACGAGGCGGGCGCGGCTGCCATCGAGTCCGCCAAGACCATGTACAACAAGGCTCTGCTGATCGGGCAGGGTTAG
- the fliE gene encoding flagellar hook-basal body complex protein FliE → MAITSIGSAALKAYGQNMQAVQKTAQQISSKVQSQAAKPQAFSETLNSSLKDVNEMQLKGASMVEEFATGKNTNVHELMIHLQKAGLAVNLTTAVRNKVMTAYQELMRMQM, encoded by the coding sequence ATGGCCATCACCTCCATCGGCAGCGCGGCGCTCAAGGCTTACGGCCAGAACATGCAGGCCGTGCAAAAGACCGCCCAGCAGATATCCTCGAAGGTCCAGTCCCAGGCCGCCAAACCCCAAGCGTTCTCCGAGACGCTCAACTCCTCGCTCAAGGACGTCAACGAGATGCAACTCAAGGGCGCGAGCATGGTCGAGGAGTTCGCCACCGGCAAGAACACCAACGTGCACGAACTGATGATCCACCTGCAAAAGGCGGGACTGGCCGTGAACCTCACCACGGCCGTGCGTAACAAGGTCATGACTGCGTATCAGGAACTGATGCGCATGCAGATGTAA
- the fliF gene encoding flagellar basal-body MS-ring/collar protein FliF has protein sequence MAPFIDNTLAKLSGYWQKRTVSQRILIGGLAASVVFAFILMIYFLNRPDWKILYSNLHSEDANRVVSMLQAQKIPYKLDDNGSSILVPSDQVYEVRLKIAGEGAVHGQGLGFELFDDVKIGQTDFVQRINYQRALQGELARTIMEFPEVERARVHLSIPAKSLFIEDDMPPSASVILQMREGQKLGQKQLMAVSNLVASAVEGLSKSNITIADTRGQVLYQPDADDSMAGMSMAQMEYRMNIEKTLERRIEQLLLPITGAPGKIVARVNADVDYSQRTITREVYDPASAVVRSETRSEESTLGRANIEGGVPDPNFRGDGFNGSLSTQESNRETRTTNFEINKESYQIVDSVGELKRLTIAVIVDGTYQEVGADGERVFAPRSEQQLAQIRQLVQNAVGFDPARGDSIEVTSVSFGEPDLFAEPSLLQTMMEYMQRLGKPFLNGLLIFLFLIMVVRPVILALIKPRVAEEEMEELVGLPGVEERLALEEGVEEEALDLQRRLENAKAQALQLSEQDMDQAVAVLKIWLKQEAA, from the coding sequence ATGGCCCCGTTCATCGACAACACACTCGCCAAGCTGAGCGGCTACTGGCAGAAGCGCACCGTTTCGCAGCGCATCCTCATCGGCGGCCTGGCGGCATCAGTTGTCTTCGCTTTCATCCTGATGATCTATTTCCTCAACAGGCCGGATTGGAAGATCCTGTATTCCAACCTCCACTCCGAGGACGCCAATCGCGTGGTGTCCATGCTCCAGGCACAGAAGATCCCCTACAAGCTCGACGACAACGGATCGAGCATCCTGGTCCCATCCGATCAGGTTTACGAGGTCCGCTTGAAGATCGCGGGCGAAGGCGCGGTGCATGGCCAGGGCCTGGGTTTCGAGCTTTTCGACGACGTGAAGATCGGCCAGACCGACTTCGTGCAGCGCATCAACTACCAGCGCGCCCTGCAAGGCGAACTGGCGCGCACGATCATGGAGTTCCCCGAAGTTGAGCGGGCCAGGGTGCATCTCTCCATCCCGGCCAAATCCCTGTTCATCGAGGACGACATGCCACCCTCGGCCTCGGTCATCCTCCAGATGCGCGAGGGCCAAAAGCTCGGCCAAAAACAACTCATGGCCGTCTCCAACCTCGTGGCTTCGGCCGTGGAAGGGCTCTCCAAATCCAATATCACCATCGCGGACACGCGCGGCCAGGTGCTCTACCAGCCAGACGCCGACGACTCCATGGCGGGCATGAGCATGGCTCAGATGGAATACCGGATGAACATCGAGAAGACGCTCGAACGCCGCATCGAGCAGCTTCTCCTGCCCATCACCGGCGCGCCCGGCAAGATCGTGGCCCGCGTCAACGCCGACGTGGACTACTCGCAGCGGACCATCACTCGCGAGGTCTACGATCCGGCCTCGGCCGTGGTGCGCTCCGAGACCCGCTCCGAGGAGTCCACGCTTGGCCGGGCCAACATCGAAGGCGGCGTGCCCGACCCCAACTTCCGGGGCGACGGCTTCAACGGCTCCCTCTCAACCCAGGAATCCAACCGCGAGACGCGGACCACGAACTTCGAGATCAACAAGGAATCCTACCAGATCGTGGACTCCGTGGGAGAGTTGAAACGCCTGACCATCGCGGTTATCGTGGATGGAACGTATCAGGAGGTCGGTGCGGACGGAGAGAGGGTCTTCGCGCCGCGTTCCGAGCAGCAACTCGCCCAAATCCGGCAACTGGTGCAAAACGCCGTGGGCTTCGACCCGGCGCGCGGCGACTCCATCGAGGTCACGTCCGTGTCCTTCGGCGAGCCTGATCTTTTCGCCGAACCGAGCCTCCTGCAGACGATGATGGAGTACATGCAGCGCCTGGGCAAACCGTTCCTCAACGGCCTGCTGATCTTCCTCTTCCTCATCATGGTCGTGCGCCCGGTGATCCTGGCGCTCATCAAGCCCCGCGTGGCCGAGGAAGAGATGGAGGAACTCGTGGGCTTGCCCGGCGTGGAAGAACGCCTGGCCCTGGAGGAAGGCGTCGAGGAGGAAGCGCTGGACTTACAGCGCCGCCTGGAGAACGCCAAGGCCCAGGCACTTCAGCTTTCCGAGCAGGACATGGATCAGGCCGTGGCCGTGCTCAAGATCTGGCTCAAGCAGGAG
- the flgB gene encoding flagellar basal body rod protein FlgB, with translation MKLTRPHIELTAKVMDLQLERQNLVMANLANIATPNYRPREIAFEKELQRALNQDAHGRMTRTEQGHMPAVFDPNSFEGQAEKVFKPRYIYGEDSVNLDKEMATMSKNTLQYNTLTTIMQRYFTGVNKIITEGSK, from the coding sequence ATGAAGCTGACGAGACCACACATAGAACTGACCGCCAAGGTCATGGACCTCCAGTTGGAGCGTCAAAACCTCGTCATGGCCAACCTCGCCAACATCGCCACGCCCAACTACCGGCCGCGCGAGATCGCCTTCGAGAAGGAATTGCAAAGAGCCCTGAACCAGGACGCCCACGGCCGCATGACCAGGACCGAGCAGGGCCACATGCCCGCGGTCTTCGATCCCAACTCCTTCGAGGGACAGGCCGAGAAGGTGTTCAAGCCGCGATACATCTACGGAGAGGACAGCGTGAATCTCGACAAGGAGATGGCCACGATGTCCAAGAACACCTTGCAATACAACACCCTGACCACGATCATGCAGCGCTATTTCACCGGCGTGAACAAGATCATCACCGAAGGGAGCAAGTAA